The Elaeis guineensis isolate ETL-2024a chromosome 11, EG11, whole genome shotgun sequence genomic interval TGAACAAAGTAACACAACATCACCATAAGCAGCAACCATGCAAGGGCTGCAACAAGATACATTTCTGCCCCAAGAGCACTTACAGCTTTCAAAATCGCACAAACCTGCTTCAAGACAGACATACTGATATTTATCAGAAGATAAAACAGAAATCCATGGATTTCTGGTTCAGAAAATTTCACCAAATTTAGTTACTAACAGCATTTAACAAATGTGTGTTATTCATAAGATCAAGAGAAACAACAATCTTATAAAAGTGGATATGTTTTTTACTGGCGGTTTATTAATGTTCCAATTTTAATATCTTCCAAATTTAGTTACATAACAGCATTTAACAAATTGTGTTATTCATAAGATCAAGAGAAACAATAATCTTATAAAAGTGGATATTTTTTTTACTGGCAGTTTACTAATGTTCAAATTTTAATATCTTCGCTCTTAGAAGAAGGCTGCTATGGTACAATTGCTATCAGACACTCCAGAAATAAAAAACTATAATCCAAATGCTTAAATTTCTTGTCTAGACAATAGATCTCAATATAGCATGTGTCATGACATAGGGAAGAACCATCATAGAAAGGATCTCTCTCCATCATACACACCCCGCACCACAAACAGTCAAATGGAAATGTCTGTGATTATGTGAATATATATATTAACTTGCTAGTGTTCTTTTATAACCATGAATACCCAGAAGTTCCTAAATTCAAATTCTTTGGAAGTCCATATATCACTCAGGAATGAAACATTTTTAAGTTAATTTTGTCATTAGACAGATATTAATGAGCCTTAAAAAGCAATGagcaataattataaattttcgaaagctaaatttgtatttgtgGAGTTCTTCAATGCTCCAGAACTATGAAGGATGATAAAAAAGCTAATGTAGGGATCACAGCCTATGCATTTCTTAATTTACCTAATGAAAAATGTTCTAATTGAGGAAGATATTTGCTATGATAAGATGAGTGTAACAAGGATGAGAATGCAAAATGAACACGACACAAAAGCTAAGTCAATATGATACATAGACTATACTTGTATTGCAATGGTTTCAGTCTAAAATTGAATGAGATGTGGTCCATACAGAGCCCATCAAAACATGGTCCCTTGCAAAAGATAATCCACCAGAATGCAATTGCATTAAGCTTTCCAATAAAGATAAGTTTATTTGTCCCTCTGTCCAGACTGTAACATCTTTCTTTTCAGCACACTCTTAACAGATTTCTAGATTGAGCGTCAGAAAGACCTATTTCAATAGTACAAGAGTTTTTTTATCTTCTCCATACTTGGTTATACACAAAAACAATCACAAAAACAATGTTACACATGATTAGAACACTGCATGCCCATAATCTCAACAAAACCATGCCCATGCCATTAAGCCTTCTCCCAACATTATCTAGAACAAAAAGTCATATTCTAACTATAACTAAAGCCCCTTAACTATTTACATGGAAAGAAAGTTTCGGTGACTTTACACAATTTTCCAGCATATTTTGTGATAGTTTTTTAAATTATAGGTGTGCTTCCAATCTACATCATCCTAtagcttttcaaatcattacaaCCCTTTTTGCGGGAAGAGTTTCTTTCAATCTTTCCAGTCTCTTGGGAAACATCCAGTGAGTATGAAGGTTGACCAGTCTTTGCCTTACAGAAGGACATGCAGTAAGGTTCCCTCATGACTTTCAACATAACATTAGGACACATAAGGCTTGCTTCCGTTCAAGTTGTAATCTCGCTCTTATCCTCTAAGTTTAAGTGTTTAACTGACCAAGGGATCTTGTGATAGAAGGGTGTAATCTTTAGGTGTGGCACAGCTCTCCAACAGCATGAACGTCCTCCTGATCCCCAATGCCATAAGCTCTTTGGCCTTATCCTCTTAGTAAGATCTCTCAGCTTGGTGTATAAGTTTCATGGTACCAATTTGATTTATCTTCCTATAGTTGGGATCATGTACGAGCTACAGGGAGATTAATAGATATGATTATCAGGATTTTAAAGGATTTTATAGGTCTGCTATCCAGAAATTTGTCCTCCGATGGATCTAGACATATCTACAGAATTTGGGTAAACATGGGCGAAAAAAGGAGTTTCTTTGGGACTATGATTAGTAGGAAACTAGGTTAAATTAAGAGAAGAGGAGGGGGGGCAGAGGGGCAGCAGGGGGGTGTCTAATTTTGGACTAAGAGCCAAGAAACAGCACCAggtaagaaaaaatagagaggaagaaGCGAGATAGAAGGAAAAGAGAGGGGTAAAAGAGAAGGTAAAAATAAGAAGATATTACAAGGAGACGAAAGCTAGCTGAAGATGGCCCTTCCACTTCTTTCTTGTCCAGAAAATGGAAAAGTAGTTCCCTTTCTGACCAACCTCTCCAGAATCGCTAGTTATAAAATATGGGAGGATAAGTCAAAAAAGACTACAGACAAATGCCACTAATTTTCTACCAAATTCTTgcaaagaaagagagaaatcTAAATTTGTAAAATAAATAAGGATGTCATGCTGTCAACCACAAACATTAGGCCATTTCTGGAAGAGGTGTGTGTTTTTGTTTTTCTGGTTGCGGTGGGGGGGTTAAGACCTGATCCAAGGATTATGAATGGATGATAAACTAAAAAATCTTAAGGAGATTTTTAAAAATGCTAGCTTATGAATCAGTAGAATCCAGAGTATTCAGAATCCAACTTCAATGAGATTTCAAACAAAATTGCAATCCATCTAAAGCATCTCAGAGTAAAACTAGACTATACATCTTTGTCCCAAAAATGCATCACTAAAGACAACTAATAAACCTAGAAACAGACAGCTGGGTGATAGCCTTGTTCACAgtaatgataattttataatcaGCTGAAATATTATGGCCTAAACATAAACACTTCATCTATCATAGGTATATGCATTATTTGTTGCTGTCTGCAAACAGAAACTGAAGTTGTAAGATATATGAAAACAAATTAATAGGTTCCACATACCGCTATAGCATACAATGCCGAGAGAACAAAAATAATTCCAGCCAGTATGCGCGTGGAGACTGTCTCCACAAAAACAGCAGAAAGAAGATTTCGTTTTAGAAGCTCATACGTCATCTTAGCAGAAGAACAGTAACCTTCACCCGTTATCGCAGCAAAATTTATGGTAAACTTGTTAACAAAGTCAAATGCTGACAGCAAGAAATTAGCACAGCAATTGAGCACTAGATTCACAAATCCTGGAGCCACATCTTCTTTCTTTGCACTATCTACAACAGCACGGACAACACGGATAGCACCCATTACAATTCCAGAAAAACACAGTGTACCAAAGGAGGGACCAAAAGCATTCCTGCATATATTAGGAAAATAATCAAGAACACCAATGAAATGTTTCCATGAAAGTATCCATATATAAATACATTAAAGCATTAATTAGAAGAGCAATAAAGAAAAGCTGAGGTTTCTGTTTGATAACATCTATGACCCAGGTTCTAAATCCAGGTCCCAGAGCTGGCATCAGTCAAGGACCGGGTTGGGATGGTATCATCTTGACACTTGGGCCAGGTTGGCATCCTGGTAATTCACCAGGGCActttttttcttctgtttttttCCTGCTGTTTGTTGTTTTTTTGAATGCCCGTTTAGAGGGTTTTTAGGGTTTGTTTCTCATAAGTTAGGTTTTTGGAGCCTATGATTGGATTTATGGTGCCAGTACCAATGCCAATTTCTTATTATGGTGTCGTACAAAGATGTAATAGGTTATTGTATCATGATGAGTGTTAGCTTTACCTTGTGGATTTGTTGTAAAAAAAATTGGTTAGtttgactcaaaaaaaaaaaaaaaattctgattttggatatttttctttcaacagctatataattttataataaaagaaaaataagtatCATTTCCCTACTTTCAAACCTTGCATGTACAAAAGATACATAATGGAGAAAGAAAGCTAAATTTGTTCCATGACTAAGTTAGATTACCAACTTTTTTAGGTTTTCAAGTATTTTCTGGTCTCTAAACTTCTTCTAGAAGAATATTAGAACAAACCATAAAACAGAATAAAATTGCCACAGCAAATAGAATCATGAATCTATATTATATTCCAGGTTTTCATCAAGCGAAAGCAAACCACCCCAATAATCCATAATCATCACAATCAGGCCTTACTGCCTTAACCAAATTATTTGGGAATCATCCTTATATCCTCATTCACCAATTTATCCCACAAGCTTGTTACATCCAGTGTTACTGCTCTGTCAATGCTAGTACAGGTCGCCATCTCCCTTCTCTAGACTCTTCAACATAGACTCAAACACCTGTCCCTGTCAAGGACTCATCACTGCAACTCCTATGCCTCTAATATAGCCGTCTTAGCTCTATCCTTCCTAGTTTTACCATCCTGCTACATCAACATTTTCATTTGTGCCATGTTCATCTTGTTCTCTCATCCTTCTTGTTGCCCAATATTATCAAGCATATAACAATATGGTCATATCtgccatttaaaaatataaaaaacaaaaaaaatccttTGTTGAGGAACACGTCAGTCACATAATACACAATAAGTATCTCTCCATTTTATTTACCTAGCTCTAACTCTGTTGAATGTATTAGTCTATCTTGCCATTATGTTTTTATGATAAATCCAAGAAAGCAAAATCCTGCTGCCATGTAGTACATCTTCAGAAACTAAAACCTCATTTTAATTTGCAGCCCACTGGAATTTCATTCCATAAACTATATTTTGGCTCTACTGACTTTTAAGGCCCTCATTTTCAAAGATTTTGCTTCATACTTCCAAATGAACCACATCCTATTCTCATAAATCAGCATCATATCATCTGAAAATAACACAAACTATTATCATCTGAAAATGACACAAACTATAATTTATTTTCCGAATATTAGCAATAAGTTCATCCACAAACTGATACCAAAGTTGTATATCTTATCCATTAATTTTCATGAAGACCTGACTCTGTATGTATTTATGTTTGTATATATCTATGTAAGTATGTACATATGCCCCTTTAAATCGCATTCCAAATGAACAGTCAAATCTCATCTTCTTCTCACATTAATCATATAACAATAACAGACTTTCCTGAATAGTAGCAATGAGTTCAAGTAGGAATACACTAAGGATACAGAATTTATAGCTAATCCTCAATGTGAAATCACGGTGCCTgaaaatttactttttttatcGTGATCATGGTTAAGTGACTTTGGTTTAATCTAGCAAGCAAACTTCTAAAGTTTACACCAAGAATCTGGTAGCAATTAGCCATATTTACAAGCTCTCTAACTTTAAAAGAAGCTCTCGCATTTTGCTCATAAATGCAGAACTAGGATATATGCTTTACAAAATTCAACAAAAGTCAACATCATGAAATATGGCAATTTCAGTGCAAGAGTAATTAGAACTTGATGCCAAGTCAAAAATACCCAGCCAACTTTTTCTACAACACCAAGATTTTGAAGATCAAGTTATTAGATGTGCTATTTTAAGGAAAAGTGCACCAATGTTcagcttaataaaatttttaccacacAACTAAGGGAAAAACCAAGTGAATCAGAATCTTGTTTTCCTTCCTCATCTAGCATGATTTAATATCCAGACAAAGAAAAGTTCCACTTTTTTCTTACAGGTCACCAGCATGCAAGCAAATGAAAACCTGGGCATGGATTAGGTACGGCTTCTATACAGATAATTAGTTTGTTAGTCGAGATCATGAGCTCTCAAACGCAACGTCTTGACTCTTGACCACATTATCTGAACTATACAACAATCTACCAAAAAACAGATGCATCTTGAACAAGGGAAACTCCTGTACACAGCAACCAGTATAACCAGCCACAATTAGTTCCAAAATGCTTTCTTTCACTTCAGGAGGGGTATACTTGAACCAATTAAATGTTCTGCTTCAAGATAGCAGAACGACAGACTGAGAAGGAACAAGAACATCACCTTAAAGAGCTACTTATGCTCCGGCTAGGTTTGGACCCCTCTTTCGAGAAGTACCACTGTGCGATTGTCCCACTAATGACAAACACCTGTGCCTCCACCATTACAGCTACTGACCACACCATCGTGATGATCGCCAGTGCAAAGTATGCACGCACCCACCCATCCTGCCTCCACACGCACAAATAATGCTCCCCACTGGCTCTCTCCTTCTCCTTGGGCACCACCTTCCCGTTCCACGTGGAAAACACCAAGAACACCACAAATGGGGTAAAGTAGACCAGGAGTCCGAGCCCGAGCGTAGGGAGCACGGCGAGCAGGCTCATGTTGCTGGCGAGGGCCGCGGCGGCGATCCGGACGATCCGGACGGTCAGCTCGACGCGGTGCCAGTTGGCGACGATGATCCAGAGGATGATGGCGATGAGGAGGAAGATGAAGACAAGGGCGAGGATGCGGTAGGCGAGGGGAAAGGAGTGGCGGCAGCTGTGGCTGAGGGCGCAGGAGGCGAACCAGTAGACATTGACGAAAGCCGGGATGAGGATGAAGAAGGGAAGGGCGGCGTACACTACCTGTTTGGCGTAATGTCGGAGGAGCCAGAGGACGGCGAGGGCGATGGGACCGGCGAGGAGGAGGGTGACGACGAGAGTCCAGCTGAGATCCTTCAAGAAcggggaagaggaggaggagagggagagggagttgGAGGAAGACAGGACGCAGGAGGAGGTGGCCGGGTCGAAGACGAAGGAGGAGGCGCGGGAGGCGGCGGGGTTGCGGCGGGCGACGGCGACGAGGCCGAGGACGATggtagagagggagagaagaaagaagaggacgAGGACGGGTAGGTCGCGGAGAGGGCGGGGGCCATGCTGGTAGTTGATCGGGGGGTAATTCTCGTCGTCGGCGGTGGCGGAGGCGTGGTCGTCGGCGGCGGACAGGAGCGGCTGGGAGGCGGAGAAGGGGTCGTATAGGACGGACGGCTTGGACTCGCCGCCGCTTCCCATAAGACGGGTGGGATTGGACGGACGGCTTGGAGATCTCCGGGGGCCGTGGGTTCGGAACAACGATGAAGGATCGGGGGAGTGGAAGGCCCCGGGCTGGACGACGAGAGAGAGGGTACGCAGATGTGCAATGACCGGAATAGGCCTGCGATGTAATTGGGTGTGTCACGTGCGCAGCAAAACCTAACGAACAAATCCGCAGCTGGAACGGTTGAAAACAACAGCTTGGATAGGATATCTTCGCATGTCATCTGATTTCGATTCGAAATTTTTGGAAATCGAGAAAATCAGTACGGTCTTAAtttaaattggaaaaaaaaaaatttaaaacaaactACTGAGCTTGCCAAGAGGATACACGAGGATTCTAGTTTTTAAACATGAAACTTTTATTTGTAagttaatgagatctaaattaataCTTGTTGCAGCCAATCTCCTCGCCATCTGGTCATCGAAAACGAGCGTCTGCAAAAAAAATCCATACTAATCGGAGGTGGctctggcggggaccctccgacggttaagtcagagaggagactaggcaacagtgaaaaaaaaataaagagctcaacgagagagagggtGAGCTGGAGAGGAGGGGTTCAGGGGTTTCGAATCgatctctagcactgttgccttcccctatatatatagtggagcatggtatggcgccatcattaatggcgcggacaattgaagaattgtcaagtcactgaggactgtcagagtcgccgtgagggtgtcagagtcgccgtgagggtgtcaaatcgctagggttgacccatgccttagatGGGATAATgctcctaggcggcagtgccgcacgCCGTTATCAGGACTGACAGTTTTCGACAGTCGTACGGCATCTGGgggagccgaccgactataggtcggTGGCTGGTTGAGGGACGCCGGGTGGAAACTCGGGGCCCCTTCGACAGCCAGTCGGGCGCGTTGCCAGAGTCGGACGTCGGACTCCATAGTGCAGCCGATCGGGAGAGGGgagaaggtctgcccgaccgatgtatcctcggtcggtcggtaacgacagccgtcggtcggtcggtcggcagagtcgggcgtcggtcataTAGGCCCGACTATGAGTCGGTGAAggtcggtcggtattctccaacagttgccccctccactcctgagtcagaTGGTGCGCTGGCCAATGTCCTTGTTTGGGCGGCagcgtcgggcgaaaggagtggatcctTGCCTTATTAAATTTCGATTCTGACGACCGTACCGTGGGCTGATATGATGTTAGGCGCTTCACGAATGTCGGATGATTTGCTGGCGTCAGACGTCCTTTGTCAAATATCCCATCGGTGtcccgtcggtgtcagatgtcctgtCCCATCGGCGCCAGACGTCTCATCCCATCGGGAAGGAAAACCGTCGTTCCCGTCGCCCCCTCGGGGATGCGAAATGTCACGGCCTCTTCGCCACGTGGCAGGTGGCCATTGGGACGGGTCTGTTGGAGCGGATGGGGGTGACGTGGCTTGATCTTAGGATGGGTGcatcgaaccgtcgggccgaaaGATGGCCCGGATGTCGCCACGTGGTGCGATCTGGGGgctcctcgttggtcgtgcctccatctcgaccgtcggggggtactatatatacaaGATCGCCTGCATCCAGGTCTCTACCCCTCCCATTTTgccgtcgagactctgcccgcgtagTCCCCCACTCCAGGTACTCATCTCCGTTTTCCTTCTTCTTAGgagttctctctttttcttctgagGGCCTTCATCGTCTTCATCATCTTCTTCCTTGCCTTCTCAcagtctccttctttttctttatttcttgtcTTCTGTTTTGGTCCATGGCCAGAACATCTCcaagaggaggtcggtcgggAGATCCGACTGACGATcatcggtcgaccccggaggtggaggtctcttcactttcggggccgaacgtcgatcggctccgagagcaatattgcatcccggagcaatttCGGCTATTCGCCCTCGGTGCCAATGGTCGGGTCAAtagcccgcctgagggccaggtggcgtTCTACattgaggacctccgggccggtcttCGCTTTCCGAtctcggagttcgtccggaacgtacttgactattacgggctatgcccggtgtaactcgcgccgaactcggttcggctaatagtcagttttgctctactgtgtcggcttttgccgactgacCCTCGAATTTCCCTCTTTCGAgccttcttcatcctccgaccccaccctaaagtccgagggtggtggtactttaatcctcggaaggggctttcttttatcaccggtcttccatcgtccattcatggatggaagaaccagttcttttttgtATCTTTTTCTATTCCTTGGGGGTTTCCTGTCCGTTGGGGGGACCCCTGAACccaaccgaacgagaacagtcgggtggaagccgaggatcgggaagacttccaccaTCTGAAAGATatttcggtgccgaagcagagggagctcgtcaccgagcaggccctgtacgacgccgaTCTCAGCCCGATCCCTCGCTTAGGTCGGTTTTCCGTTttccttctcctttcttttttcctttcctttatgGTTCTGACCATCTGTCGTCGTTTGCAGATATGCCTCCGAGGTCGAGACTGACGGCAGCCGATGTACGGCAGTACGCCGTACGAAAGAGGTCGGCACAAGGGGCCGggccgtcgcggcctcccaagaggccccaagtagctccgccgagcgagccgactgggtcggaggcggagcccgtcatcgcactgtcggcgccgacggtgctcgtcgaagtcccgttcgagggaccgtcgggcgagggcgcaGCCTCGCCCGAGAGAAGGGCGGCCGAGGAATCGATCGACGGTGCGCCGGCTGCTCAGCCGGCAGAGGAGGATCTGGAGGAGGCGCGCGAGCCCAAGCAACCCGCGCCTGCTGTTGCCGCGCCTTCGGGGGATACTCGATCGGGCTCAAGCTTGCCGTCCTTCTCCGACATCAGGGCCTGGATGTCcgaccgagggaaggccccgatggcatccgacgatgaaggaaGGTCGACCGGTGGTGGGGTGTCGACCGACTTCTCACTTTTCGAAGGTGCTTCGGGCCTgtccaaccatgacttggccagaaAGCTGTGCCAAGCGCTCCTTCTCCCGGCCGACATTGAGGCCATGAAGAATCAGCGGATCTCCGATATGCTGTCTTCattctacccgatgatgatccgggtgagtTTCTCTGTTCTTTGTTTTCATAATTGTTTGAGTTCGGTCTTCTAACGGTCGGTcttgttttgtgcagctggtttacaacatatccgagctagaggtcgGATATCGAAAATTCGATGATCTGCGCGCggcttggagagacaaggtcgcggcCGCTGAAGCCGACAGGGTCATTCTGGTggaccagctgcaacagtcgatcgatcgggagggccgacttgagggggaggtctcccgactcacagaggaggtctcccgactcacgggCGCCCTGGCGACTTCGGAGTCTGAGCTGCAGTCGACCCGGGACGACGCCAAGAAGTCCCGAACCGTCCGTCGGCTTCGGCATGAGAGGGACAGCTTCGCCAATGAGCTGAAGGCCGAACATGAGCAGCTCCGAATAAGTCTCGGGAACCTCGCTAAGGCCGAAGAAAGTTTGTccgtcgcccaggccgacgcaaaCATCGCAAGGGCggaagcggagtcggcgaaggaggccatgggtcgggctgtagaagacttccgtgactcgaaagagtaccgggaggaacttctggagagcggcttcctctcgtaccgagtggggtacgaggatgctcggaaaGTCATTCGAAGCTTGTACCCGGAGCTTGACCTCGACAGCATCGTTCTatcagagtcggaggccccagctacggaggagacggccgacccatcACCGGGAGGTCTCACCATCAGGGCGAAAGCCGAAGAAAATACGGAGTAAGCCACCGAAGATCAAGCGGCCCCGACTCCTGAAGCCCGAGCAGATTCACCGACCGCCCCCAATCTCCGCCCAATGGAAGAGGCCGATTCCGAGGGCTAGTCGGTCTTTCACTTTTCTTTACTTCTGTTTACCATACTTGTATTCGGGCTTCGGTCCAGTTTTGTAAACTTGACCCGaacttcaatgaaatcaaagtcaaagtCTTTTGAACTTGTGCTTTTCTCCTTTGTATGTCTCCCTTCTTTCATGTGTCATGGAATGCTTTTGAACACGTAAGTCGCTAGCCCGatagatcagttaggacgttcggtaatgCGTGCCGCCACGAAGGCAGAGCAAATCCTGACTTTGGATCAGCCCCCGACGGTCGAGGGCTTAAGTCGGACGTCCGTCGCCCAGTTGTGACTCGGGCATGTTCGTCGGGTCGAAAGCCGACCGACCATCGGGCAAGACCCGATGGTCGGATCATTTCATGGGGTCTGGCAGTCGAATATcttccgacgcgttcagtcgaatggtgTCCGACGCGTTTAGTCGGGGAAGCGATGATAAGTCGAATCTCGATACCCTTACGTCGGGTACTTACGTCGCGCcgcgtgatagacggtggtaagccgaatatccttcgaccgactgTAGCTCGGTtggtgagtcatgaatgcgacagtgatcacgtcgtgtgatagacggtggtaagccgaatatccttcgatcgaccgTAGCTCAGTCGGTAAGTCGCGAATGTGACAGCGATCGCGCcggcgttttgcctttcttggtcGGTGCTGAGTCGGCGAGTTAGCCGATCGTTTGGCccaaaaattcgaccgtagaaggagtgtaactcccattgTCATTGATATTTCGGCCCTTGTAGGTGTCCGATGCGTCGTCGGCAATCGGGCCGTCGGTTCCCAGCGGGACGTTAAGTCCGAGTCAGGATGTCGGGACTCGTACTCTTTGGCGAGCGCCGACCAtcagtcgaagagtcgagattccagACTCCGAAGCTTAAAACTAAGTTCGTATTCCAAATGGAGAGATACAGAGTTCACTgatagtacaacctcagattgtcggcattccatgtTCGTGGGATGGCCGTCCCTTCTAGGGTCTCTAGCCGGTAAGCTCTtggcccgtaggtgtctgctaccatgtagggcctTTCCTAATTCGGAGCTAGCTTtccttggtctagaggcttcaAGACATCTGCCTTTCTTAGGGCTaagtccccaggcctgaaaagctttggcttgaccttggcgttgtaatagcgggctactttctgtcggtaagaagccatgcgaagttgagcctcgctccgaatatcggggaggaggtctaggttggCTCTCCGGCACTCAGAGTTGttcggctcttgatactgctcgaccctagTCGATGGCAGTCCGATCTCGAGCAgtatcattgcctccgtcccataggccaaactgaaaggtgagTCTCCGGTCGAAACACGGGGGGTTgtccggtaagcccacaggacggagttcaactcctcgatccagaggcctttggcttcattcagtcgggttttgaacccatgtagtatggtccggttggtcacctcgacttcaccgttggactgtgggtgcccgatcgAAGTCAGTCGGTGCATGATGTGAAACCTcgtgcagaagtctctgaagtcctgttTGTCGAACTGtcacccattgtcggtgataatggtatgcggcaatccgaacctgaagatgatggacttctggacgaagtcctccatctttcgctcggtgatctgcgccaggggctcggcctccacccacttgtgaagtagtcgatggcgacgactataaactttctttggccagatgtCGGAGAGAAGGGactgagaatgtcgaccccccactgggcgaagggccatggggcgacaataggagcgattt includes:
- the LOC105053753 gene encoding uncharacterized protein, whose translation is MGSGGESKPSVLYDPFSASQPLLSAADDHASATADDENYPPINYQHGPRPLRDLPVLVLFFLLSLSTIVLGLVAVARRNPAASRASSFVFDPATSSCVLSSSNSLSLSSSSSPFLKDLSWTLVVTLLLAGPIALAVLWLLRHYAKQVVYAALPFFILIPAFVNVYWFASCALSHSCRHSFPLAYRILALVFIFLLIAIILWIIVANWHRVELTVRIVRIAAAALASNMSLLAVLPTLGLGLLVYFTPFVVFLVFSTWNGKVVPKEKERASGEHYLCVWRQDGWVRAYFALAIITMVWSVAVMVEAQVFVISGTIAQWYFSKEGSKPSRSISSSLRNAFGPSFGTLCFSGIVMGAIRVVRAVVDSAKKEDVAPGFVNLVLNCCANFLLSAFDFVNKFTINFAAITGEGYCSSAKMTYELLKRNLLSAVFVETVSTRILAGIIFVLSALYAIAVCAILKAVSALGAEMYLVAALAWLLLMVMLCYFVHVLDNVIDTIYVCYAIDRDKGEVCKQDVHEVYVLLPVSRNHRVFLNDRTPLVV